From Novipirellula galeiformis, the proteins below share one genomic window:
- a CDS encoding galactosyltransferase-related protein: MTFKEYLGCWLHERWRTELILKFPGVASAFGWNWKDLHNRHEKITTTPETDGRICHWRDSSPLTVARFLPHVGGQILQHCLQQWPVAFDTRPNACSDRPEVSFVVGVRGTGRLPQFQATVASLLGQSDCETEVIIVEQSWQQEFAEHVPDGARYYHTPTTCREMPYNRSWALNFGARRAKGRVVVLHDGDYVVPTHFGREVAKRVNGKLQSSRLPRYIFYLDQAASERVQNQRSFQSVTQLEQVVQNNPTPMAVTRKAYMEIGGHDEAFYGWGGEDNEFLDRARQLEHSEGAFLPVFHLWHPEAPNRSGDRNAEHRDQIMAKPATSRIKQLAARPFGELAPSVIWQD; this comes from the coding sequence TTGACTTTTAAGGAATACCTTGGTTGCTGGCTGCATGAGCGCTGGCGCACCGAACTGATACTCAAGTTCCCGGGCGTGGCATCTGCTTTCGGATGGAACTGGAAAGACCTACACAATCGCCATGAGAAAATTACAACAACCCCTGAGACAGACGGCCGCATTTGTCACTGGCGGGATAGTTCACCGCTGACGGTTGCCCGTTTTTTACCGCATGTCGGCGGCCAAATCCTGCAGCATTGTTTGCAACAGTGGCCGGTGGCGTTTGACACCCGGCCCAACGCCTGTTCAGACCGTCCGGAGGTTTCATTCGTGGTAGGTGTCCGGGGTACCGGACGCCTTCCTCAGTTTCAGGCAACGGTGGCATCGTTGCTGGGCCAATCGGACTGTGAGACGGAGGTGATCATTGTCGAACAAAGTTGGCAGCAGGAGTTCGCAGAGCACGTACCTGATGGGGCTCGCTACTATCACACGCCTACCACGTGCCGGGAAATGCCGTACAACCGTTCCTGGGCGTTGAATTTTGGAGCACGGCGTGCCAAAGGTCGCGTTGTTGTCCTACACGACGGTGACTATGTCGTCCCGACGCATTTTGGCAGAGAGGTCGCCAAACGAGTCAACGGAAAGCTTCAGTCGTCGCGGTTGCCCCGTTACATATTTTATCTGGACCAGGCCGCTTCTGAGCGCGTACAGAATCAGCGTTCATTTCAGTCGGTGACCCAACTGGAACAAGTCGTTCAGAACAACCCCACCCCGATGGCTGTGACCCGTAAAGCTTATATGGAAATTGGCGGTCACGACGAAGCTTTTTATGGCTGGGGCGGCGAAGACAACGAGTTTCTCGATCGTGCACGGCAGCTGGAACACAGCGAAGGCGCGTTTCTGCCGGTGTTCCATTTATGGCATCCCGAAGCCCCCAATCGCTCGGGTGATCGCAACGCCGAGCACCGGGATCAAATCATGGCGAAACCCGCAACAAGCCGCATCAAGCAGTTGGCGGCACGTCCTTTCGGTGAGCTTGCCCCTAGTGTCATCTGGCAGGATTGA